The following coding sequences are from one Natrarchaeobaculum sulfurireducens window:
- the gcvPA gene encoding aminomethyl-transferring glycine dehydrogenase subunit GcvPA, protein MHGSQPTGSPYAPHTDEEGAAMLEAVDAETADDLFDIPPEVQFDDEFGIDSRTERETRRLVRSILDRNDELIELLGRGHYGYYVPSLVDHLADRSEFLTSYTQYQPEVSQGFLQVLFEYQSLLVELTGLEIANCSMYDAATALGEAATLADRVRSVNGHRVLVPDLLLEGRRSTLENYVAGTDLEVESYPTADANVDLEALEDAVDDDVVMIYAENPTVRGTIEEHLETIGEITTDAKALFALGTDPIALSLLQRPADVGVDVVVGDASVLGLPTSYGMGLGLFATREEYLRQVPGRLVGVSEDDTDRRAYTLTLQTREQHIRRERATSNICTNQAWVALRSAIHAAALGPNGMIDLAKRGVTRAESLADRVDDVAGVRAPVHDRRHFREFVARVDQPASAVAADLEERGFAVHVVDDHEIQLCVAGVPDDELDGFVAALEEVVR, encoded by the coding sequence ATGCACGGATCACAGCCCACGGGGAGTCCGTATGCCCCCCACACGGACGAGGAAGGAGCGGCAATGCTCGAGGCGGTCGACGCCGAAACGGCCGACGATCTCTTCGACATTCCGCCTGAAGTACAGTTCGACGACGAGTTCGGGATCGATTCGCGAACGGAACGAGAAACGCGGCGACTCGTTCGATCGATCCTCGACCGAAACGACGAGCTAATCGAACTGCTCGGACGAGGCCACTACGGCTACTACGTCCCCTCGCTCGTCGACCACCTCGCCGATCGGTCGGAGTTTCTCACCTCCTATACCCAGTACCAGCCCGAGGTTTCCCAGGGATTCTTGCAGGTGCTGTTCGAGTACCAGTCGCTTCTGGTCGAGCTTACGGGGCTCGAGATCGCCAACTGCTCGATGTACGATGCGGCGACCGCACTCGGCGAAGCCGCGACCCTCGCAGACCGGGTCCGCAGCGTGAACGGCCACCGCGTACTCGTCCCCGACCTGTTGCTCGAGGGACGACGCAGCACCCTCGAGAACTACGTTGCCGGAACGGATCTCGAGGTCGAATCGTACCCGACTGCGGACGCAAACGTCGACCTCGAGGCGCTCGAGGACGCCGTCGACGACGACGTGGTGATGATCTACGCGGAGAACCCGACCGTCCGCGGAACGATCGAAGAGCACCTCGAGACCATCGGAGAGATCACAACGGACGCAAAGGCACTGTTCGCTCTGGGAACTGATCCGATCGCGCTCTCGTTGCTCCAGCGACCGGCAGACGTTGGCGTGGACGTCGTCGTCGGCGACGCGAGCGTCCTCGGTCTGCCAACGAGTTACGGGATGGGCCTCGGCCTCTTCGCGACGCGCGAAGAGTACCTGCGACAGGTTCCCGGTCGACTGGTCGGCGTGAGCGAAGACGACACCGACCGGCGAGCGTACACCCTGACCCTCCAGACCCGTGAACAGCACATCCGCCGCGAGCGAGCGACGAGTAACATCTGTACCAACCAGGCCTGGGTTGCCCTTCGAAGTGCCATACACGCCGCTGCGCTCGGCCCGAACGGGATGATCGACCTCGCGAAACGCGGCGTCACTCGCGCCGAATCCCTCGCCGACCGCGTCGACGACGTCGCCGGTGTACGTGCACCCGTCCACGATCGACGCCACTTCCGGGAGTTCGTCGCGCGCGTCGACCAGCCTGCGTCGGCCGTCGCCGCCGACCTCGAGGAGCGAGGCTTTGCGGTCCACGTCGTCGACGACCACGAGATCCAGCTCTGTGTCGCCGGGGTTCCAGACGACGAACTCGACGGCTTCGTCGCGGCGCTCGAGGAGGTGGTTCGATGA
- the hmgB gene encoding hydroxymethylglutaryl-CoA synthase, translating to MTAVGIDAIEVWTGNLKLDLPGTFAPQKGEDPEKYTKGLGLNASSFPDSYEDIVTMGANAAHRLMERKGLEPDDIGRIDVATESAFDNSKPVSTYVAGCLEQVFDGDFHHANKGERKFACIAGTQSLDDAYNWIKAGRNRGRAALVIATDTALYARGDAGEATQGAGAVAMLITEEPGLVELSTEQGYGSADETDFLKPNQQFPSVDGKRSVKVYLARMREALEDYESVAGDVHPDDLAFIPFHTPFPGMVRKAGLLGYRHITRDTAIEDDLAEEIGRQPRAEAFDDEESYHDALREYMDALKGTERYREWYAQTIDPTLEVSREVGNWYTGSVHLARTSALKHAFEAGRDLAGETLLVGSYGSGAQAEIHAETVCDGWEAEIEALNVDEQLAARYDMSWADYEQIHDAHNHDMDVDVEEFTAPDAEFVFDGWGRMGERKYRYVD from the coding sequence ATGACAGCAGTCGGTATCGACGCGATCGAGGTCTGGACCGGGAATCTCAAACTCGACTTGCCCGGCACGTTCGCGCCGCAGAAGGGCGAAGATCCCGAGAAGTACACGAAAGGACTCGGGCTCAACGCCAGTTCCTTCCCTGACAGTTACGAGGACATCGTCACGATGGGGGCCAACGCCGCCCACCGGCTGATGGAGCGCAAAGGCCTCGAGCCCGACGATATCGGCCGCATCGACGTCGCGACCGAGAGCGCCTTCGACAACTCGAAGCCGGTTTCGACGTACGTCGCTGGCTGTCTCGAGCAGGTCTTCGACGGGGACTTCCATCATGCGAACAAGGGCGAGCGAAAGTTCGCCTGTATCGCAGGGACTCAGAGTCTCGACGATGCGTATAACTGGATCAAGGCGGGCCGGAATCGCGGTCGTGCGGCGCTCGTGATCGCGACCGATACGGCACTGTACGCCCGTGGGGACGCCGGCGAGGCGACCCAGGGTGCGGGTGCCGTCGCGATGTTGATCACCGAGGAGCCGGGCCTCGTCGAACTCTCGACCGAGCAGGGCTACGGTTCGGCCGACGAGACGGACTTCTTGAAGCCAAATCAGCAGTTCCCGAGCGTCGACGGCAAGCGCTCGGTGAAGGTGTATCTCGCACGGATGCGCGAGGCGCTCGAGGATTACGAGAGCGTCGCGGGCGACGTCCACCCCGACGACCTCGCGTTTATCCCGTTCCACACGCCGTTCCCGGGGATGGTCCGGAAAGCCGGCCTGCTCGGCTACCGCCACATCACGCGGGATACGGCGATCGAAGACGACCTGGCCGAAGAGATCGGACGCCAGCCACGGGCGGAGGCGTTCGACGACGAGGAGTCCTACCACGACGCGCTGCGTGAGTACATGGACGCGCTCAAAGGCACCGAACGCTACCGAGAGTGGTACGCACAGACGATCGATCCGACGCTCGAGGTCTCGCGTGAGGTCGGCAACTGGTATACGGGCTCGGTCCACCTCGCACGCACGAGCGCGTTGAAACATGCTTTCGAGGCAGGTCGTGACCTGGCGGGCGAGACGCTTCTCGTCGGCTCCTACGGCAGTGGTGCCCAGGCCGAGATCCACGCCGAAACCGTCTGTGACGGCTGGGAAGCCGAGATCGAGGCGCTGAACGTCGACGAACAGCTCGCCGCACGATATGACATGAGCTGGGCGGACTACGAACAGATCCACGACGCCCACAACCACGATATGGACGTCGACGTCGAGGAGTTCACCGCGCCCGACGCCGAATTCGTCTTCGACGGCTGGGGTCGGATGGGCGAGCGAAAGTACCGCTACGTCGACTGA
- a CDS encoding heavy metal translocating P-type ATPase — translation MTDDLTTDDGCTLCDLPVEGSGVIDDGNAFCCVGCRDVYDVLGDVEAVDAADVRARAVDSPDEHERPPGYETTFLEVDGMYCASCEAFIESVATASEGVSAASSSYVTDTVRIDHDPETISRDDLKERISGLGYSAYDRDDAFSRRRADDWEMARLAVGVLMGMMVMMQYLVIIYPTYFGAWFYDERTMEFFEATLASELATPFYLMIAALTTIILVFTGRPILQGAYVGIKTRSPNMDLLVAIAAVGPWLYSTISIVVGGPHIFYDVTVAVVVVVTLGGYYESTLKAEATERLSDLTTVQVDAARRLEGDGHEEVPVGDLEPDDRVSVRAGERIPIDGDVIDGEAAVDEAVVTGESLPVTKMTGDPVVGGSMVEDGAVTVRVGEDATSTLDRITELVWDLQSTSHGIQKIADKLATIFVPLVLALALVVTVAHFALGTGFAASLLVGLTVVIVSCPCALGLATPMAVAAGIRDALERSIVVFDDSVFERVREADTIVFDKTGTLTTGEMSVVESRVDDRLLEQAALLESRSAHPIGRAIADERPTDTIADGGAVEAVDPSTDDNVDVVDDRVDSFESHRNGVSGTVDGDEVVVGHPDLFRDRGWDVPDALESEIDERRETGRVPVAVGRNGMAEGVVVVGDVLRGGWDETLSAISKTDTEVVVLTGDDERATDQIRAHPAVERVFAGVPPEGKAETIDRLSGRGVTVMVGDGTNDAPALATADLGIALGGGTAMAADAADVALVDDDLASVETVFDLARATDRRVKGNIGWAFCYNAVAIPLAVTGLFNPLLAALAMAASSILVVSNSSRPLLKD, via the coding sequence ATGACAGACGATCTCACGACCGACGACGGCTGCACGCTCTGTGACCTCCCGGTCGAGGGCAGCGGCGTGATCGACGACGGGAACGCCTTCTGCTGTGTCGGCTGTCGGGACGTCTACGACGTCTTAGGTGACGTCGAAGCGGTCGACGCCGCGGACGTACGGGCTCGAGCGGTCGACTCCCCGGACGAGCACGAGCGGCCGCCCGGCTACGAGACGACGTTTCTCGAGGTCGACGGGATGTACTGTGCGAGCTGTGAGGCGTTCATCGAGTCGGTCGCGACAGCGAGCGAGGGCGTCAGCGCCGCGAGCTCGAGTTACGTGACGGATACGGTACGGATCGACCACGATCCGGAGACGATCTCTCGCGATGACCTGAAAGAGCGAATCAGCGGGCTCGGCTACAGCGCCTACGACCGGGACGACGCCTTCAGTCGTCGACGGGCGGACGACTGGGAGATGGCACGCCTCGCCGTTGGCGTGCTCATGGGAATGATGGTGATGATGCAGTATCTGGTCATCATCTACCCGACGTACTTCGGAGCGTGGTTTTACGACGAACGGACGATGGAGTTCTTCGAGGCGACGCTCGCCAGCGAGCTAGCAACGCCGTTTTATCTGATGATCGCGGCGCTGACGACGATCATCCTCGTCTTCACCGGTCGACCGATCCTCCAGGGTGCGTACGTCGGCATCAAAACCCGGTCGCCGAACATGGATCTACTCGTCGCCATCGCGGCTGTCGGCCCATGGCTTTACAGTACGATTTCGATCGTCGTCGGAGGGCCGCACATCTTCTACGACGTAACCGTCGCGGTCGTGGTCGTCGTCACCCTCGGCGGCTACTACGAGTCGACGCTCAAAGCGGAGGCGACCGAACGGCTCTCGGATCTGACGACCGTGCAGGTCGACGCGGCCCGTCGTCTCGAGGGTGACGGCCACGAGGAGGTCCCGGTCGGGGACCTCGAGCCGGACGACCGTGTGAGCGTCCGGGCGGGTGAACGGATTCCGATCGACGGCGACGTGATCGACGGCGAGGCAGCGGTCGACGAGGCGGTCGTCACCGGGGAGTCACTGCCCGTAACGAAGATGACCGGCGATCCAGTCGTCGGCGGCTCGATGGTCGAAGACGGCGCGGTCACGGTTCGCGTCGGCGAGGATGCGACGAGCACGCTCGATCGAATCACCGAACTCGTCTGGGATCTCCAGAGCACGAGCCATGGGATCCAGAAAATCGCCGACAAGCTTGCGACGATTTTCGTCCCGCTCGTCCTCGCGCTCGCGCTCGTCGTCACGGTTGCCCACTTCGCACTGGGTACTGGGTTCGCCGCGTCCTTGCTCGTCGGGCTCACCGTCGTCATCGTCTCCTGTCCCTGTGCGCTCGGACTGGCGACGCCGATGGCCGTCGCTGCGGGCATCCGGGACGCCCTCGAGCGATCGATCGTCGTCTTCGACGATAGCGTCTTCGAGCGCGTTCGCGAGGCCGACACCATCGTCTTCGACAAGACCGGGACGCTGACCACCGGCGAGATGAGCGTCGTCGAGAGCCGAGTCGACGACCGCCTCCTCGAGCAGGCGGCGCTGCTCGAGTCGCGGTCGGCCCATCCGATTGGACGGGCGATCGCCGACGAGCGGCCGACCGACACCATCGCCGACGGCGGCGCGGTCGAAGCCGTCGACCCCAGCACGGATGACAACGTTGACGTGGTCGACGACCGTGTCGACTCGTTCGAGAGCCACCGAAACGGCGTCTCGGGGACGGTCGACGGCGACGAGGTCGTCGTCGGCCACCCTGACCTCTTTCGCGATCGAGGGTGGGACGTTCCCGACGCGCTCGAGAGTGAGATCGACGAGCGCCGGGAGACGGGACGTGTCCCGGTTGCCGTTGGCCGAAACGGGATGGCGGAGGGTGTTGTGGTCGTTGGGGACGTTCTCAGGGGAGGCTGGGACGAAACGCTGTCGGCGATCTCGAAGACGGACACCGAGGTCGTCGTCCTGACGGGAGACGACGAGCGGGCGACGGACCAGATTCGAGCGCATCCAGCGGTCGAACGCGTTTTCGCCGGCGTCCCTCCCGAGGGGAAAGCCGAGACGATCGATCGCCTCAGTGGCCGCGGAGTGACCGTGATGGTCGGCGACGGGACGAACGACGCGCCCGCACTCGCGACCGCGGATCTTGGCATCGCGCTGGGCGGCGGCACCGCGATGGCCGCCGACGCGGCTGACGTCGCACTCGTCGACGACGACCTCGCGTCGGTCGAGACGGTGTTCGACCTCGCGCGAGCGACCGACCGACGCGTCAAAGGGAACATCGGCTGGGCGTTCTGTTACAACGCCGTCGCAATCCCACTCGCCGTCACAGGCCTGTTCAACCCCCTGCTGGCGGCACTCGCGATGGCAGCCAGTAGCATCCTCGTCGTCAGCAACTCCTCGAGACCGCTGTTGAAAGACTGA
- a CDS encoding sulfite exporter TauE/SafE family protein — MDPFTLLGIDVVLFLLIGVLAGAHCIGMCGPLVTVYSSRMTAKTDGGTATGRRTDRGRGHLTTYAVRQHALFNLGRTASYTLLGAAFGALGGLLFITAAQLTTVVDWLRGGLGLVIGGFVILTGVYYLLGRTTGGVSLPGLERVTGWLTGYVDRLANGPGIVGLGAIHGLLPCPVLYPAYLYAFAIGSPTGGAVALAALGIGTIPAVFAYGTVIDRVDVAHRRRVHRLLGLGFILLGYVLFAHGLMSLGIHLPHPELPFYDAIDAPGAGGHDHH, encoded by the coding sequence ATGGATCCGTTCACGCTCCTCGGGATCGATGTGGTATTGTTTCTTCTCATCGGCGTCCTCGCCGGAGCCCACTGTATCGGGATGTGTGGACCGCTCGTGACCGTCTATTCCAGTCGGATGACGGCGAAGACGGACGGCGGGACCGCGACGGGACGCCGTACCGACCGGGGACGAGGCCATCTCACGACCTACGCGGTTCGCCAGCACGCGCTGTTCAACCTCGGACGAACCGCCAGTTATACGCTGCTTGGTGCGGCCTTCGGCGCGCTCGGTGGCCTTCTGTTCATTACGGCTGCACAGCTGACCACCGTCGTCGATTGGCTCCGGGGCGGGCTCGGGCTCGTAATCGGGGGGTTCGTCATCCTTACCGGCGTCTACTACCTGCTGGGACGGACGACCGGCGGCGTCTCACTGCCGGGCCTCGAGCGGGTGACCGGCTGGCTCACCGGCTACGTCGACCGGCTGGCGAACGGCCCCGGCATCGTCGGTCTCGGTGCAATTCATGGGCTGTTGCCCTGTCCGGTCCTGTACCCGGCGTATCTCTACGCGTTCGCTATCGGGTCGCCGACCGGTGGCGCGGTCGCGCTCGCGGCGCTCGGGATCGGGACGATTCCGGCGGTCTTCGCCTATGGCACCGTCATCGACCGCGTCGATGTCGCCCACCGTCGGCGAGTGCACCGACTGCTTGGGCTGGGGTTCATCCTCCTCGGCTACGTCCTGTTCGCTCACGGACTGATGAGCCTGGGTATCCACCTCCCACACCCCGAGTTGCCGTTCTACGACGCTATCGACGCACCGGGTGCGGGCGGCCACGACCACCACTGA
- a CDS encoding AI-2E family transporter, with translation MADRLDLPGWLSERSAITVLALVSVVLGLLVVLPYLQYVLLAVVLAYVLMPAQRRLEDVVGSMTAALTLVAVAVLAILLPLGYVLAIALREALEVVTAFQEGNLDVQAVESQLESTGLRVDLVDVYQTYQEPIATGVQGLATTAMEFVSGLPRILIGLTVTLFVLFSLLRDGDRLIAWSYRISPIEDHVQQELYRKLDQLMWASVVGNVAVAGIQAVLLGIGLAVLEVPAVVFLTVATFVLALLPLVGAFGVWVPVSVYLLAIDQPLAAAALVVYGSLVSASDTYLRPALIGRSSAFNSAIVVLGIFGGIVVFGAVGLFIGPVVLGGAKITLDVFARERARTLGEKWGDVDETGADPAVDTDSETGIGSGVDGEDGKVSETATNAESTTDESDTEPELEEDNENGADEVDSDPTRESSADVSTGRPTSEHDPADG, from the coding sequence ATGGCGGATCGCCTCGACCTGCCAGGTTGGCTCTCAGAGCGAAGCGCAATAACCGTGCTCGCGCTCGTGAGCGTCGTCCTCGGGTTGCTCGTCGTTCTTCCCTATCTCCAGTACGTCCTGCTGGCAGTGGTCCTCGCGTACGTGTTGATGCCGGCCCAGCGACGGCTCGAGGACGTCGTCGGGTCGATGACTGCCGCGTTAACGCTCGTCGCCGTCGCCGTCCTCGCGATCTTGCTCCCGCTCGGATACGTGCTGGCGATTGCCCTGCGTGAGGCCCTCGAGGTGGTCACGGCCTTTCAGGAGGGAAATCTGGACGTTCAGGCTGTCGAATCGCAACTCGAGTCGACAGGGCTCAGAGTCGATCTCGTCGACGTCTACCAGACCTATCAGGAACCGATCGCGACGGGCGTTCAGGGACTCGCGACGACGGCGATGGAGTTTGTCAGTGGGTTGCCAAGGATCCTGATCGGATTGACCGTGACACTGTTCGTCCTGTTTTCTCTCCTTCGGGACGGCGACCGATTGATCGCGTGGTCGTATCGAATCTCGCCGATCGAGGACCACGTCCAGCAGGAACTGTACCGGAAGCTCGATCAACTGATGTGGGCGTCCGTCGTCGGAAACGTCGCCGTCGCGGGCATTCAGGCGGTCTTGCTGGGAATCGGCCTGGCGGTGCTCGAGGTTCCGGCCGTCGTCTTCCTCACCGTTGCCACGTTCGTTCTCGCGTTGCTCCCGCTGGTCGGGGCGTTTGGCGTCTGGGTGCCCGTGTCGGTGTATCTTCTCGCGATCGATCAACCCCTGGCCGCGGCCGCACTCGTCGTCTACGGGTCGCTCGTCAGCGCCTCCGATACGTATCTCCGACCCGCGCTAATCGGTCGGTCGTCCGCGTTCAACTCCGCGATCGTCGTTCTCGGGATCTTCGGCGGCATCGTCGTCTTCGGCGCTGTTGGCCTCTTCATCGGCCCTGTCGTCCTTGGTGGGGCGAAGATCACGCTCGACGTCTTCGCTCGAGAGCGGGCACGAACGCTCGGCGAAAAGTGGGGGGATGTGGACGAAACTGGAGCGGACCCTGCAGTCGACACTGATTCGGAAACCGGTATCGGTTCAGGTGTCGACGGCGAGGACGGGAAAGTCAGCGAGACGGCGACGAACGCTGAATCGACAACTGATGAGAGTGATACCGAACCGGAACTCGAGGAAGACAACGAAAACGGAGCCGACGAGGTAGACAGCGATCCAACGCGAGAAAGCAGCGCTGACGTGTCTACCGGTCGCCCCACGAGCGAGCACGACCCGGCCGACGGGTGA